A genomic region of Aspergillus oryzae RIB40 DNA, chromosome 1 contains the following coding sequences:
- a CDS encoding DUF1295 domain protein (predicted protein), which translates to MDIYGSKKPVVDIDRTIDQLAGQKPRLGLTAGDVGIFKSTILPSFTLHTGLSIASFIAAKTTDKGEIKDWCWPSSQVINAWWSAVGRQMFYENVSFSTAWKAIPWTEKVLLSCVTIWGTRLFYRISKRTITRGKDDPRYDEMKSKEPGFWKSAFLKQFLPEAVFLTLITLPFTLPFRLTGSSLNLDTDTAATIRGLGVALFSAGFAMEAMADCQLELHRQERTDLCRHGVWSIVRHPNYLGDALVHISFVILNAANTFNPLVLLGPVANYIYLRFVGGDKQNEASQEARYKEQDPHKYQQLQTWRREKNSFWPSLSELANPWTWAVVGSGLVGVVLEEAIRGWALQ; encoded by the exons ATGGATATCTACGGCTCAAAAAAGCCTGTGGTCGACATCGACCGAACAATTGACCAATTAGCCGGGCAAAAGCCCAGGCTGGGCTTAACGGCCGGCGATGTCGGCATCTTCAAATCGACCATCCTCCCCTCATTCACCTTGCACACCGGACTCTCAATCGCGTCTTTTATCGCAGCTAAAACTACCGACAAGGGCGAGATCAAGGATTGGTGCTGGCCATCAAGTCAAGTGATCAACGCCTGGTGGAGCGCCGTTGGCCGTCAGATGTTCTATGaaaatgtttctttctcaaccGCGTGGAAAGCTATCCCCTGGACCGAGAAAGTGCTACTCAGCTGCGTGACGATCTGGGGTACCCGACTGTTCTACCGCATCTCAAAGAGAACCATTACCCGTGGCAAAGACGATCCAAGATATGATGAGATGAAGTCGAAGGAACCTGGATTCTGGAAATCCGCTTTCTTAAAGCAGTTCCTTCCCGAGGCTGTTTTCTTAACTCTTATAACTCTTCCGTTCACTCTGCCTTTCCGGTTAACTGGGTCATCTTTGAATTTAGACACTGACACTGCCGCAACCATTCGCGGTCTCGGTGTAGCACTCTTCAGCGCTGGTTTCGCTATGGAAGCTATGGCCGACTGCCAGCTGGAACTGCACCGCCAGGAACGGACTGATCTGTGCCGTCACGGTGTCTGGAGTATCGTTCGTCATCCGAA CTACTTGGGTGACGCTTTGGTGCATATCTccttcgtcatcctcaacGCCGCGAACACCTTCAACCCCCTTGTGCTTCTGGGTCCAGTCGCCAACTACATCTACCTCCGCTTCGTGGGTGGTGACAAGCAAAATGAAGCCAGCCAGGAGGCCCGGTACAAGGAGCAAGACCCGCACAAATATCAGCAACTGCAGACATGGCGTCGCGAGAAGAACAGCTTCTGGCCTAGCCTGTCTGAATTGGCGAACCCGTGGACCTGGGCTGTTGTCGGCAGTGGATTGGTCGGTGTTGTTTTAGAAGAGGCTATTCGGGGATGGGCCTTGCAATGA
- a CDS encoding putative DNA mismatch repair protein (DNA mismatch repair enzyme (predicted ATPase)) encodes MPITALPPTTVRAIGSTSVIADPCSVVKELLDNALDASATSIGIEISSNAVDVIQVKDNGHGISSDDHALVCKRTFTSKIQTVEDLRTLGGKSLGFRGEALASAAEVSGGVTITTRVEAEMVGTSIKYGRNGELISYRWQTHIQLSRHRARHFQVI; translated from the exons ATGCCGATCACGGCTCTTCCCCCGACCACTGTCCGAGCGATTGGCTCAACATCTGTAATAGCGGACCCGTGCTCGGTTGTGAAAGAGCTGCTAGACAATGCCTTAGATGCTTCTGCGACTTCTATAGGCATTGAGATTTCTTCGAACGCAGTTGACGTGATTCAAGTAAAAGATAACGGACATGGAATCTCTTCAGATGACCATGCTCTAGTTTGCAAGCGCACATTTACTAGCAAGATCCAGACGGTTGAAGATCTTCGGACCCTTGGGGGGAAGTCGTTAGGATTTAGGGGGGAAGCTCTTGCCAGCGCTGCCGAAGTATCAGGTGGTGTGACTATCACCACTCGGGTGGAGGCAGAGATGGTTGGCACCTCGATCAAGTATGGAAGAAATGGAGAGCTTATCAG CTATCGATGGCAGACCCATATCCAGCTCTCGAGGCATAGGGCAAGACATTTCCAAGTTATATAA
- the pfa4 gene encoding putative palmitoyltransferase with autoacylation activity Pfa4 (predicted protein), protein MGGSSNVLSWFWPLARTPDRSTGLEYEVNGFEDFHVSWPPPDPDRIPLPPRDVSDGVAFTGAEGSSYDVQAFKQRKAEDLRRQAGLEIERRKRFHQRLAENSEDESQQSDGPNEKGSDYGEEGWRNSEGERLRDFGVDEDIEFYDEEDLPLGVLIQRRAQAALKELK, encoded by the exons atgggcGGGAGTTCAAAT GTCTTAAGCTGGTTTTGGCCACTTGCAAGAACACCAGACCGTAGTACAGGGCTGGAATACGAGGTCAATGGATTCGAAG ATTTCCATGTCTCGTGGCCGCCACCGGATCCAGATCGTATTCCTCTGCCACCCAGAGACGTCAGCGATGGTGTTGCCTTCACTGGCGCCGAAGGCTCCAGCTATGATGTCCAGGCAtttaaacaaagaaaggcagagGACCTTAGACGCCAAGCGGGGTTGGAAATCGAGCGCCGTAAGCGTTTCCATCAACGGCTGGCGGAAAATTCAGAGGATGAGTCGCAACAATCCGATGGTCCCAATGAAAAGGGATCCGACTatggtgaagaaggttggAGAAACTCAGAAGGTGAACGGCTACGTGATTTCGGCGTcgacgaagatattgaattctatgacgaagaagaccttCCTCTGGGCGTACTGATCCAACGGAGAGCCCAGGCTGCCCTCAAGGAGCTGAAATGA
- a CDS encoding uncharacterized protein (predicted protein), whose product MAHVCAAAPVIYTAIVQMKRAHGKGSQTSPSASRQGQAGSDQAGESGLSMRKFKPAIYDSLHMSDVAIMGRGWMQSQRRSRGSVPSAHHLERAHSAYFSDPELVASPRPGLILAVVAMLC is encoded by the exons ATGGCGCATGTCTGTGCCGCTGCACCGGTTATCTATACGGCTATTGTGCAGATGAAGCGGGCGCATGGGAAGGGTTCGCAGACGTCGCCTTCGGCTTCTCGTCAGGGACAGGCTGGGTCGGATCAGGCGGGGGAGTCAGGGCTCTCGATGAGGAAATTTAAGCCGGCGATCTACGATTCGTTGCATATGTCGGATGTGGCTATTATGGGTCGCGGCTGGATGCAAAGTCAGCGGAGGTCGAGGGGCTCGGTGCCTTCGGCTCATCATTTGGAGCGGGCTCATAGTGCTTATTTCTCGGATCCTGAGTTGGTGGCTAGTCCGCGTCCGGGGCTGATTC ttgctgttgttgctatGCTATGCTAA
- a CDS encoding uncharacterized protein (predicted protein): MSILLLYLRIFPIILFRRFDFLCIAFLTISLLVTTPMVIWQCKPFRAAWDYNIDNPRCLKIATIAYANASINIITEVSILILPLPVLRTLHVSRRKKIALISVFSVGVISK, from the exons aTGTCCATCCTACTCCTCTACCTCCGCATCTTCCCAATCATCCTATTCCGGAGATTCGACTTCCTCTGCATCGCCTTCCTAACTATATCCCTCCTAGTCACCACACCCATGGTAATCTGGCAATGCAAGCCCTTCCGCGCCGCATGGGATTACAACATCGATAACCCCCGCTGTCTCAAGATCGCAACGATAGCCTACGCCAACGCCTCCATAaacatcatcaccgaagTGTCAATTCTAATCCTCCCCCTCCCAGTCCTCCGAACCCTCCACGTCTCccggagaaagaaaatcgcCCTTATCTCCGTCTTCAGTGTTGGTGTGAT AAGCAAATAA